In Mycteria americana isolate JAX WOST 10 ecotype Jacksonville Zoo and Gardens chromosome 5, USCA_MyAme_1.0, whole genome shotgun sequence, one DNA window encodes the following:
- the QSER1 gene encoding glutamine and serine-rich protein 1 isoform X1: protein MMDRNYPTTPSFADPLAPAAAQPAASWAYERGAGSLKPSLSYGGGHSSHSETDLLHRQTYTASHQLPGYSTTHHPTGLSGIFDTSMHSAGSNTKETSSVMNFLSAIESRTAQAVSSGSTLLPQFRAPSWQTGMHSSTATELFVTGALPTSGTFPPTSALSAYQHPNTFSSRNFATTPSLTLQDTTFSATSNGLLTTHDPLLQIKTSQGTVPTALTFERLGGSVLSTSIPPQSSTYRSAQESAPHLLQPQFSLLPSTLGGAQQVSQAYSTSVFTGSTASIDRALQRECSVIKHHQRPSSTQSVQPQLTVSQHSLHSYLTSTSGVNFQDTSRHSALSCSPVGDVTQVSNGGPQQKTSQVTVELAQSYTSAIPSPGFPSASTAKVKNCSTKQPPRSTKTPKPQSVAPTVQTQSYAKTAQNQSSVITGQAQIYSTAQLPSLLSVSQSQNYVSSQAQNVPPVSHSQDFSSSKVEKLPSLYKTLTFSGQSQTITSDSQTLSYSSEEQVLTSVPNENYSGQTRELSSVSQSQSYSSSHSQGLSPVSQSQVSFSSQSQVLSAVSPSESYSSGQSLTLTSPSLSFNASPRIQTLPASSPNQSYISLHSSQNSQSQESSSPQSQKFLPSVQSPPFASPAHSQTLQNNRPSSETKSYVKRKSDSNLYASSKQEEELSMQDMQALQQQASLESSTQRLTDEEINAQDASYRVSKADDRYSQSVIRSNSRLEDQVVGLNLQGTKKDERMVNSVEQLSQHIGHITSLSHDIKKTANLMQTTQVTVSVKELNQQHSLMHKVHESKAQEQQGQVITTPSQVQPHALRHGHQLCLPSAQVLLESACDLQILHQSILQSGLGQAKASPQVQRIQSPQQVTHPFLQMDGHIIQSNGGHSQQQLHTQNSEVMKMDISEPSKPLQQHLTTKDHFTQTNQHDSKNQFVSLSSICFPESILLSDERNILSNVDDILAATAAACGVTPSDFAKSASNEEEIQSVENREESKTQFRSMDIRHVSSGFGASPTVVGKPASISNISLNGGQITINLTPVSTIQAKTVNLDQQHIETSDQNVPTRMTSPTLGPGQEEQEQGSVPVKKQSSISHESEEDNDASADGTLNARDTEFVSSGRSLSEESAASENDFNMGGDDGTVPGNQSKGPLQPLSVPPSGDGTISRTEEECQDLTQGNLQKKKSKGKSQTKNAAEDDSAIQKQVKRSGQCKRQNSRGNDSCLTYSSPVSESCYDTYQHQERMRQKIKEVEEKQPEVKTGFIASFLDFLKSGPRQQFSAPAVRMPNRTRRPVTQIVRAPCLQSSAKPQPAAVAPVAAEVSGESPTKKVDEELKKNLETLPSFSSDEDDSVGGNHDLQKSISTALSALDDTSDRKNKSEAEKVTVVTAAATATTAVIKQESPQATAPVVNAQEKMNPADPLKVAQQDAVTSDQLAKIQATVAIEGCTDEENTDSGGEGMYRERDEFVVKIEDIETLKVALQTGKEPPAIWKVQKALLQKFVPELRDGQREFAATNSYLGYFGDAKTKYKRVYVKFIENANKKEYVRVCSKKPRSKPVQSARTIHCKPSSSNNKTPDPPTPKPTAAKVSSVKPKAKQPKVKAEPPPKKRKKWKEEFSSSQSDSSPEAQSDEDELVPPAPLVTRFLNTRAMKETFKSYMELLVSIALDPDTMQALEKSNDELLLPHMRKIDGMLNDNRKRLLSKLRLDHTFKNALENFPELTVITRDSKTKSGGTSVSKIKMNGKAYNKKTLRASKSTTKLAQEFTVDPEKIQLYSLYHSLHHYKYHIYLTCKEEISSVQKKSADLGQEEIVQLCMKNIKWVEDLFEKFGELLNRVQQKCS from the exons CTTAAGCTATGGAGGAGGACATTCATCACATTCAGAAACAGATCTTCTtcacagacagacatacacagcTTCTCATCAGCTTCCTGGATACTCTACTACACACCATCCTACTG GTCTTTCAGGAATATTTGATACCAGTATGCACAGTGCTGGAAGTAACACTAAGGAAACTTCTTCAGTTATGAATTTTCTCTCTGCTATTGAGTCTCGTACCGCTCAGGCAGTCTCTTCAGGATCTACCCTTTTACCACAATTCAGGGCTCCTTCCTGGCAGACAG gtatgCATTCCTCAACAGCCACAGAACTATTTGTTACTGGAGCTTTGCCAACCTCTGGAACATTTCCACCAACATCTGCTTTATCAGCATATCAGCATCCCAACACTTTCAGCAGTAGAAACTTTGCTACTACCCCTTCTCTTACTCTTCAAGATACTACTTTCAGTGCTACATCAAATGGTCTCTTAACTACCCATGATCCTTTGTTGCAGATTAAAACATCGCAAGGCACTGTTCCAACTGCTTTGACATTTGAGCGCCTAGGCGGTTCTGTTTTAAGTACCAGTATACCACCTCAGTCATCAACATATCGTTCTGCTCAAGAATCTGCTCCCCATCTTTTGCAACCTCAGTTTAGTTTGTTGCCTTCAACCCTTGGAGGAGCTCAGCAGGTTTCTCAGGCATATAGCACATCTGTCTTTACTGGTTCCACTGCTTCTATCGATAGAGCACTTCAGCGAGAATGTAGTGTTATTAAACACCATCAGCGGCCTTCAAGTACTCAGTCTGTTCAGCCTCAACTGACTGTTTCACAGCATTCCTTACACAGCTATTTAACGAGTACAAGTGGAGTTAATTTTCAGGATACATCTAGGCACTCAGCATTATCCTGCAGTCCAGTTGGAGATGTTACTCAGGTGAGCAATGGAGGACCACAGCAGAAGACTTCTCAAGTCACAGTGGAACTTGCTCAGTCATACACATCTGCAATTCCATCACCTGGTTTTCCATCTGCTTCCAcagcaaaagtgaaaaactgTTCCACGAAGCAGCCTCCAAGGTCAACGAAGACCCCCAAACCTCAAAGTGTAGCTCCCACTGTGCAGACACAAAGCTATGCCAAAACTGCACAAAACCAGAGTTCTGTCATTACAGGCCAAGCACAGATCTATTCTACAGCACAGCTCCCAAGCCTCTTGTCGGTCAGCCAGTCCCAAAATTATGTTTCATCCCAGGCTCAGAATGTGCCACCTGTCAGTCACTCACAAGATTTCTCATCCAGCAAGGTTGAGAAGCTGCCCTCACTGTATAAAACATTGACTTTTTCTGGGCAATCGCAAACTATTACTTCTGATAGTCAAACTCTAAGTTACTCCTCAGAGGAACAGGTATTGACTTCGGTTCCAAATGAGAACTACTCTGGGCAAACAAGGGAACTTTCTTCAGTCAGCCAATCTCAGAGCTACTCTTCTAGTCACTCTCAGGGTTTATCTCCAGTTAGCCAATCCCAAGTTAGTTTTTCATCTCAATCACAAGTTTTATCAGCTGTTAGTCCTTCAGAAAGCTATTCTTCAGGGCAGTCTTTAACATTAACATCgccttctctttcctttaatGCCTCTCCTCGGATACAGACTCTTCCAGCCTCTAGTCCTAATCAGAGCTATATTTCTTTACATTCTTCTCAGAACTCTCAGTCACAAGAATCCTCATCTCCGCAGTCTCAAAAGTTTTTGCCATCTGTCCAGTCTCCTCCTTTTGCATCCCCGGCTCATTCACAGACACTGCAGAACAACAGGCCTTCCTCGGAAACAAAGTCATATGTTAAAAGGAAGTCTGACTCTAATTTGTATGCCTCATCAAAACAAGAGGAGGAATTATCAATGCAGGATATGCAGGCATTGCAACAGCAAGCTTCTCTTGAATCTTCCACTCAAAGGCTAACTGATGAGGAAATCAACGCTCAGGATGCATCCTATAGGGTCTCAAAAGCGGATGACAGATACTCTCAAAGTGTAATCAGAAGTAACTCTCGTCTTGAAGATCAAGTTGTTGGACTTAATcttcaaggaacaaaaaaagatgaaagaatggTCAATTCTGTGGAACAGCTTTCCCAACATATTGGCCATATCACTAGCCTAAGCCATGATATAAAAAAGACAGCTAATTTAATGCAAACAACACAAGTAACTGTGAGTGTTAAAGAACTAAACCAGCAACATTCTCTTATGCATAAGGTACATGAAAGTAAAGCTCAAGAACAGCAAGGCCAAGTCATTACAACACCATCACAGGTTCAACCTCATGCTTTAAGACATGGTCATCAGCTGTGTTTGCCCAGTGCACAGGTACTTCTGGAGTCAGCCTGTGACTTACAAATCCTTCATCAGTCAATACTGCAGTCGGGTTTAGGACAAGCAAAGGCATCACCGCAAGTGCAAAGAATACAGAGTCCTCAACAGGTGACACATCCATTCCTTCAGATGGATGGCCATATTATTCAAAGTAATGGGGGTCATTCTCAGCAACAACTTCATACTCAGAATTCAGAAGTAATGAAAATGGACATTTCTGAGCCCTCAAAACCACTACAGCAACATTTGACAACAAAAGATCATTTTACTCAGACAAATCAACACGATtcaaaaaatcagtttgtttctCTAAGTTCAATATGTTTCCCAGAATCTATACTTCTCAGTGATGAGAGGAATATATTATCCAACGTAGATGACATcttagcagcaacagcagcagcctgtggagtGACACCATCTGACTTTGCCAAATCAGCTTCTAATGAAGAGGAAATCCAGTCTGTTGAAAATAGGGAGGAGTCTAAAACACAGTTCCGATCAATGGATATAAGACATGTGTCTTCTGGTTTCGGTGCCTCGCCTACTGTAGTTGGAAAGCCAGCAAGCATAAGTAATATTTCTCTGAATGGAGGCCAAATTACTATAAATCTTACACCAGTGTCAACAATACAGGCAAAAACTGTGAACCTTGATCAACAACACATTGAAACTTCTGATCAAAATGTACCAACGAGAATGACCTCTCCCACCCTTGGCCCTGGTCAAGAGGAACAAGAACAAGGGTCTGTTCCAGTTAAGAAACAATCTAGCATCAGTCACGAATCTGAAGAAGATAATGATGCTTCTGCTGATGGTACACTGAATGCAAGAGACACAGAATTTGTTTCAAGTGGTAGGAGTCTAAGTGAAGaaagtgctgcttcagagaaTGATTTTAATATGGGTGGCGATGATGGTACAGTACCAGGTAACCAGTCAAAGGGTCCATTGCAGCCACTATCTGTGCCCCCAAGTGGAGATGGAACCATTAGTAGAACTGAAGAAGAATGCCAAGATTTAACTCAAGGGaaccttcagaagaaaaaaagcaaaggaaaaagccaaaccaaaaatgctgcagaagaTGACAGTGCGATTCAGAAACAGGTGAAAAGAAGTGGGCAGTGTAAACGTCAAAATTCAAGAGGAAATGACTCATGTTTGACATACTCTTCTCCTGTTTCTGAAAGTTGTTATGATACTTACCAGCATCAGGAAAGaatgaggcaaaaaattaaagaagttgAAGAAAAACAGCCTGAAGTCAAAACAGGATTTATCGCATCTTTTTTAGACTTTCTAAAGTCTGGGCCTAGGCAACAgttttcagctccagctgtgcgaATGCCAAACAGGACTAGGCGACCCGTTACCCAAATAGTTCGTGCCCCTTGCCTACAGTCCTCTGCAAAGCCTCAGCCAGCAGCAGTAGCACCTGTAGCTGCTGAGGTTAGTGGAGAAAGTCCAACCAAAAAAGTTGATGAAGAACTTAAGAAAAATTTAGAAACGTTGCCTTCATTTTCCTCTGATGAAGATGATTCTGTGGGGGGTAACCATGATCTTCAGAAGAGCATCTCTACTGCATTGTCAGCCCTGGATGATACATCTGACAGAAAGAACAAATCAG aagctgaaaaagtgACAGTTGTTACTGCTGCAGCCACCGCCACTACTGCTGTAATAAAGCAGGAATCTCCACAGGCAACTGCTCCTGTAGTCAATGCGCAGGAGAAAATGAATCCAGCTGACCCCTTAAAAGTAGCTCAACAGGATGCTGTGACTTCAGACCAATTGGCAAAAATACAGGCAACTGTTGCAATAGAAGGATGTACTGATGAGGAGAATACGGACAGTGGAGGAGAGGGCATGTACAGAGAACGTGATGAATTTGTGGTGAAGATTGAAGATATAGAGACACTAAAG GTTGCTTTGCAAACAGGAAAAGAGCCTCCAGCTATTTGGAAAGTACAAAAGGCTTTATTGCAAAAGTTTGTTCCTGAATTGCGAGATGGACAGAGAGAGTTTGCTGCTACTAACAGT tatcttggGTATTTCGGGGAtgcaaaaacaaaatacaaacgaGTGTATGTGAAGTTcattgaaaatgcaaacaaaaaggaaTATGTCAGAGTATGTTCAAAAAAACCACGAAGCAAGCCTGTACAGTCAGCaag GACTATTCATTGCAAACCTAGTAGTAGCAACAATAAAACCCCTGATCCaccaacaccaaaaccaacagcagcaaaagtctCTTCTGTGAAACCCAAAGCTAAACAGCCGAAGGTAAAGGCTGAACCAccaccaaagaaaaggaaaaagtggaaagaagaGTTTTCATCTTCCCAGTCTGATTCTTCACCTGAGGCCCAGAGTGATGAGGATG AGCTTGTACCTCCAGCTCCCCTTGTTACTCGCTTTTTGAATACAAGAGCTATGAAAGAGACTTTTAAGAGCTACATGGAGTTGCTTGTTAGCATTGCCTTGGATCCAGACACAATGCAAGCCTTGGAAAAGAGCAATG atgAGCTACTTTTGCCTCACATGAGAAAAATTGATGGCATGCTGAATGACAATAGGAAAAGGTTGCTTTCCAAATTACGCTTGGATCATACTTTCAAG AATGCTTTGGAAAACTTTCCTGAACTGACAGTGATCACTCGGGATTCTAAGACAAAAAGTGGAGGAACGTCTGTGTCCAAGATCAAAATGAATGGTAAAGCTTACAACAAGAAAACGCTGAGGGCTTCTAAATCAACCACTAAATTAGCACAG GAGTTTACAGTAGatccagaaaaaatacagttGTATTCTTTGTATCACTCACTCCATCATTACAAATATCACATATATCTAACATGTAAAGAAGAG atttcttcTGTTCAGAAGAAGAGTGCGGATCTAGGACAGGAAGAGATTGTGCAGCTgtgcatgaaaaatataaaatgggtGGAGGATCTTTTTGAAAAGTTTGGTGAACTTTTGAATCGTGTCCAGCAGAAATGCTCATAA
- the QSER1 gene encoding glutamine and serine-rich protein 1 isoform X2, translated as MHSSTATELFVTGALPTSGTFPPTSALSAYQHPNTFSSRNFATTPSLTLQDTTFSATSNGLLTTHDPLLQIKTSQGTVPTALTFERLGGSVLSTSIPPQSSTYRSAQESAPHLLQPQFSLLPSTLGGAQQVSQAYSTSVFTGSTASIDRALQRECSVIKHHQRPSSTQSVQPQLTVSQHSLHSYLTSTSGVNFQDTSRHSALSCSPVGDVTQVSNGGPQQKTSQVTVELAQSYTSAIPSPGFPSASTAKVKNCSTKQPPRSTKTPKPQSVAPTVQTQSYAKTAQNQSSVITGQAQIYSTAQLPSLLSVSQSQNYVSSQAQNVPPVSHSQDFSSSKVEKLPSLYKTLTFSGQSQTITSDSQTLSYSSEEQVLTSVPNENYSGQTRELSSVSQSQSYSSSHSQGLSPVSQSQVSFSSQSQVLSAVSPSESYSSGQSLTLTSPSLSFNASPRIQTLPASSPNQSYISLHSSQNSQSQESSSPQSQKFLPSVQSPPFASPAHSQTLQNNRPSSETKSYVKRKSDSNLYASSKQEEELSMQDMQALQQQASLESSTQRLTDEEINAQDASYRVSKADDRYSQSVIRSNSRLEDQVVGLNLQGTKKDERMVNSVEQLSQHIGHITSLSHDIKKTANLMQTTQVTVSVKELNQQHSLMHKVHESKAQEQQGQVITTPSQVQPHALRHGHQLCLPSAQVLLESACDLQILHQSILQSGLGQAKASPQVQRIQSPQQVTHPFLQMDGHIIQSNGGHSQQQLHTQNSEVMKMDISEPSKPLQQHLTTKDHFTQTNQHDSKNQFVSLSSICFPESILLSDERNILSNVDDILAATAAACGVTPSDFAKSASNEEEIQSVENREESKTQFRSMDIRHVSSGFGASPTVVGKPASISNISLNGGQITINLTPVSTIQAKTVNLDQQHIETSDQNVPTRMTSPTLGPGQEEQEQGSVPVKKQSSISHESEEDNDASADGTLNARDTEFVSSGRSLSEESAASENDFNMGGDDGTVPGNQSKGPLQPLSVPPSGDGTISRTEEECQDLTQGNLQKKKSKGKSQTKNAAEDDSAIQKQVKRSGQCKRQNSRGNDSCLTYSSPVSESCYDTYQHQERMRQKIKEVEEKQPEVKTGFIASFLDFLKSGPRQQFSAPAVRMPNRTRRPVTQIVRAPCLQSSAKPQPAAVAPVAAEVSGESPTKKVDEELKKNLETLPSFSSDEDDSVGGNHDLQKSISTALSALDDTSDRKNKSEAEKVTVVTAAATATTAVIKQESPQATAPVVNAQEKMNPADPLKVAQQDAVTSDQLAKIQATVAIEGCTDEENTDSGGEGMYRERDEFVVKIEDIETLKVALQTGKEPPAIWKVQKALLQKFVPELRDGQREFAATNSYLGYFGDAKTKYKRVYVKFIENANKKEYVRVCSKKPRSKPVQSARTIHCKPSSSNNKTPDPPTPKPTAAKVSSVKPKAKQPKVKAEPPPKKRKKWKEEFSSSQSDSSPEAQSDEDELVPPAPLVTRFLNTRAMKETFKSYMELLVSIALDPDTMQALEKSNDELLLPHMRKIDGMLNDNRKRLLSKLRLDHTFKNALENFPELTVITRDSKTKSGGTSVSKIKMNGKAYNKKTLRASKSTTKLAQEFTVDPEKIQLYSLYHSLHHYKYHIYLTCKEEISSVQKKSADLGQEEIVQLCMKNIKWVEDLFEKFGELLNRVQQKCS; from the exons atgCATTCCTCAACAGCCACAGAACTATTTGTTACTGGAGCTTTGCCAACCTCTGGAACATTTCCACCAACATCTGCTTTATCAGCATATCAGCATCCCAACACTTTCAGCAGTAGAAACTTTGCTACTACCCCTTCTCTTACTCTTCAAGATACTACTTTCAGTGCTACATCAAATGGTCTCTTAACTACCCATGATCCTTTGTTGCAGATTAAAACATCGCAAGGCACTGTTCCAACTGCTTTGACATTTGAGCGCCTAGGCGGTTCTGTTTTAAGTACCAGTATACCACCTCAGTCATCAACATATCGTTCTGCTCAAGAATCTGCTCCCCATCTTTTGCAACCTCAGTTTAGTTTGTTGCCTTCAACCCTTGGAGGAGCTCAGCAGGTTTCTCAGGCATATAGCACATCTGTCTTTACTGGTTCCACTGCTTCTATCGATAGAGCACTTCAGCGAGAATGTAGTGTTATTAAACACCATCAGCGGCCTTCAAGTACTCAGTCTGTTCAGCCTCAACTGACTGTTTCACAGCATTCCTTACACAGCTATTTAACGAGTACAAGTGGAGTTAATTTTCAGGATACATCTAGGCACTCAGCATTATCCTGCAGTCCAGTTGGAGATGTTACTCAGGTGAGCAATGGAGGACCACAGCAGAAGACTTCTCAAGTCACAGTGGAACTTGCTCAGTCATACACATCTGCAATTCCATCACCTGGTTTTCCATCTGCTTCCAcagcaaaagtgaaaaactgTTCCACGAAGCAGCCTCCAAGGTCAACGAAGACCCCCAAACCTCAAAGTGTAGCTCCCACTGTGCAGACACAAAGCTATGCCAAAACTGCACAAAACCAGAGTTCTGTCATTACAGGCCAAGCACAGATCTATTCTACAGCACAGCTCCCAAGCCTCTTGTCGGTCAGCCAGTCCCAAAATTATGTTTCATCCCAGGCTCAGAATGTGCCACCTGTCAGTCACTCACAAGATTTCTCATCCAGCAAGGTTGAGAAGCTGCCCTCACTGTATAAAACATTGACTTTTTCTGGGCAATCGCAAACTATTACTTCTGATAGTCAAACTCTAAGTTACTCCTCAGAGGAACAGGTATTGACTTCGGTTCCAAATGAGAACTACTCTGGGCAAACAAGGGAACTTTCTTCAGTCAGCCAATCTCAGAGCTACTCTTCTAGTCACTCTCAGGGTTTATCTCCAGTTAGCCAATCCCAAGTTAGTTTTTCATCTCAATCACAAGTTTTATCAGCTGTTAGTCCTTCAGAAAGCTATTCTTCAGGGCAGTCTTTAACATTAACATCgccttctctttcctttaatGCCTCTCCTCGGATACAGACTCTTCCAGCCTCTAGTCCTAATCAGAGCTATATTTCTTTACATTCTTCTCAGAACTCTCAGTCACAAGAATCCTCATCTCCGCAGTCTCAAAAGTTTTTGCCATCTGTCCAGTCTCCTCCTTTTGCATCCCCGGCTCATTCACAGACACTGCAGAACAACAGGCCTTCCTCGGAAACAAAGTCATATGTTAAAAGGAAGTCTGACTCTAATTTGTATGCCTCATCAAAACAAGAGGAGGAATTATCAATGCAGGATATGCAGGCATTGCAACAGCAAGCTTCTCTTGAATCTTCCACTCAAAGGCTAACTGATGAGGAAATCAACGCTCAGGATGCATCCTATAGGGTCTCAAAAGCGGATGACAGATACTCTCAAAGTGTAATCAGAAGTAACTCTCGTCTTGAAGATCAAGTTGTTGGACTTAATcttcaaggaacaaaaaaagatgaaagaatggTCAATTCTGTGGAACAGCTTTCCCAACATATTGGCCATATCACTAGCCTAAGCCATGATATAAAAAAGACAGCTAATTTAATGCAAACAACACAAGTAACTGTGAGTGTTAAAGAACTAAACCAGCAACATTCTCTTATGCATAAGGTACATGAAAGTAAAGCTCAAGAACAGCAAGGCCAAGTCATTACAACACCATCACAGGTTCAACCTCATGCTTTAAGACATGGTCATCAGCTGTGTTTGCCCAGTGCACAGGTACTTCTGGAGTCAGCCTGTGACTTACAAATCCTTCATCAGTCAATACTGCAGTCGGGTTTAGGACAAGCAAAGGCATCACCGCAAGTGCAAAGAATACAGAGTCCTCAACAGGTGACACATCCATTCCTTCAGATGGATGGCCATATTATTCAAAGTAATGGGGGTCATTCTCAGCAACAACTTCATACTCAGAATTCAGAAGTAATGAAAATGGACATTTCTGAGCCCTCAAAACCACTACAGCAACATTTGACAACAAAAGATCATTTTACTCAGACAAATCAACACGATtcaaaaaatcagtttgtttctCTAAGTTCAATATGTTTCCCAGAATCTATACTTCTCAGTGATGAGAGGAATATATTATCCAACGTAGATGACATcttagcagcaacagcagcagcctgtggagtGACACCATCTGACTTTGCCAAATCAGCTTCTAATGAAGAGGAAATCCAGTCTGTTGAAAATAGGGAGGAGTCTAAAACACAGTTCCGATCAATGGATATAAGACATGTGTCTTCTGGTTTCGGTGCCTCGCCTACTGTAGTTGGAAAGCCAGCAAGCATAAGTAATATTTCTCTGAATGGAGGCCAAATTACTATAAATCTTACACCAGTGTCAACAATACAGGCAAAAACTGTGAACCTTGATCAACAACACATTGAAACTTCTGATCAAAATGTACCAACGAGAATGACCTCTCCCACCCTTGGCCCTGGTCAAGAGGAACAAGAACAAGGGTCTGTTCCAGTTAAGAAACAATCTAGCATCAGTCACGAATCTGAAGAAGATAATGATGCTTCTGCTGATGGTACACTGAATGCAAGAGACACAGAATTTGTTTCAAGTGGTAGGAGTCTAAGTGAAGaaagtgctgcttcagagaaTGATTTTAATATGGGTGGCGATGATGGTACAGTACCAGGTAACCAGTCAAAGGGTCCATTGCAGCCACTATCTGTGCCCCCAAGTGGAGATGGAACCATTAGTAGAACTGAAGAAGAATGCCAAGATTTAACTCAAGGGaaccttcagaagaaaaaaagcaaaggaaaaagccaaaccaaaaatgctgcagaagaTGACAGTGCGATTCAGAAACAGGTGAAAAGAAGTGGGCAGTGTAAACGTCAAAATTCAAGAGGAAATGACTCATGTTTGACATACTCTTCTCCTGTTTCTGAAAGTTGTTATGATACTTACCAGCATCAGGAAAGaatgaggcaaaaaattaaagaagttgAAGAAAAACAGCCTGAAGTCAAAACAGGATTTATCGCATCTTTTTTAGACTTTCTAAAGTCTGGGCCTAGGCAACAgttttcagctccagctgtgcgaATGCCAAACAGGACTAGGCGACCCGTTACCCAAATAGTTCGTGCCCCTTGCCTACAGTCCTCTGCAAAGCCTCAGCCAGCAGCAGTAGCACCTGTAGCTGCTGAGGTTAGTGGAGAAAGTCCAACCAAAAAAGTTGATGAAGAACTTAAGAAAAATTTAGAAACGTTGCCTTCATTTTCCTCTGATGAAGATGATTCTGTGGGGGGTAACCATGATCTTCAGAAGAGCATCTCTACTGCATTGTCAGCCCTGGATGATACATCTGACAGAAAGAACAAATCAG aagctgaaaaagtgACAGTTGTTACTGCTGCAGCCACCGCCACTACTGCTGTAATAAAGCAGGAATCTCCACAGGCAACTGCTCCTGTAGTCAATGCGCAGGAGAAAATGAATCCAGCTGACCCCTTAAAAGTAGCTCAACAGGATGCTGTGACTTCAGACCAATTGGCAAAAATACAGGCAACTGTTGCAATAGAAGGATGTACTGATGAGGAGAATACGGACAGTGGAGGAGAGGGCATGTACAGAGAACGTGATGAATTTGTGGTGAAGATTGAAGATATAGAGACACTAAAG GTTGCTTTGCAAACAGGAAAAGAGCCTCCAGCTATTTGGAAAGTACAAAAGGCTTTATTGCAAAAGTTTGTTCCTGAATTGCGAGATGGACAGAGAGAGTTTGCTGCTACTAACAGT tatcttggGTATTTCGGGGAtgcaaaaacaaaatacaaacgaGTGTATGTGAAGTTcattgaaaatgcaaacaaaaaggaaTATGTCAGAGTATGTTCAAAAAAACCACGAAGCAAGCCTGTACAGTCAGCaag GACTATTCATTGCAAACCTAGTAGTAGCAACAATAAAACCCCTGATCCaccaacaccaaaaccaacagcagcaaaagtctCTTCTGTGAAACCCAAAGCTAAACAGCCGAAGGTAAAGGCTGAACCAccaccaaagaaaaggaaaaagtggaaagaagaGTTTTCATCTTCCCAGTCTGATTCTTCACCTGAGGCCCAGAGTGATGAGGATG AGCTTGTACCTCCAGCTCCCCTTGTTACTCGCTTTTTGAATACAAGAGCTATGAAAGAGACTTTTAAGAGCTACATGGAGTTGCTTGTTAGCATTGCCTTGGATCCAGACACAATGCAAGCCTTGGAAAAGAGCAATG atgAGCTACTTTTGCCTCACATGAGAAAAATTGATGGCATGCTGAATGACAATAGGAAAAGGTTGCTTTCCAAATTACGCTTGGATCATACTTTCAAG AATGCTTTGGAAAACTTTCCTGAACTGACAGTGATCACTCGGGATTCTAAGACAAAAAGTGGAGGAACGTCTGTGTCCAAGATCAAAATGAATGGTAAAGCTTACAACAAGAAAACGCTGAGGGCTTCTAAATCAACCACTAAATTAGCACAG GAGTTTACAGTAGatccagaaaaaatacagttGTATTCTTTGTATCACTCACTCCATCATTACAAATATCACATATATCTAACATGTAAAGAAGAG atttcttcTGTTCAGAAGAAGAGTGCGGATCTAGGACAGGAAGAGATTGTGCAGCTgtgcatgaaaaatataaaatgggtGGAGGATCTTTTTGAAAAGTTTGGTGAACTTTTGAATCGTGTCCAGCAGAAATGCTCATAA